A single genomic interval of Bacteroidota bacterium harbors:
- a CDS encoding sigma-70 family RNA polymerase sigma factor, with amino-acid sequence MQIQTMLDKKLVKLYMSGNEAALEVLINRHKDKIYTSIHFMVKDSFLAEDIFQDTFVKVIDTLRSGRYREQDKFLPWVMRISYNLCIDHFRRGKRMPVVNTGEDFDIFDVLGLEDKNIEDSLVNDQTVDKVRALVSNLPEEQRQVLILRHYSDLSFKEIADMTGVSINTALGRMRYALINMRKMIVEKNISI; translated from the coding sequence ATGCAAATTCAAACCATGCTTGACAAGAAGCTAGTGAAGCTTTACATGTCAGGAAACGAAGCAGCTCTTGAAGTTTTAATCAACCGCCACAAAGATAAGATTTACACATCCATCCATTTTATGGTGAAGGATAGTTTTCTTGCAGAAGATATTTTTCAGGATACGTTTGTCAAGGTGATAGATACCTTGCGCAGCGGCCGTTATCGGGAGCAAGACAAATTCCTTCCTTGGGTGATGCGTATTAGTTATAACCTGTGTATTGATCATTTCCGCAGAGGAAAACGTATGCCTGTGGTAAACACGGGAGAGGACTTCGATATATTTGATGTGCTGGGATTAGAAGATAAAAATATTGAAGACAGCTTGGTGAATGACCAGACAGTTGATAAAGTGCGTGCACTTGTAAGCAATCTACCTGAAGAGCAACGCCAAGTGTTGATACTAAGACATTACAGCGATTTAAGTTTTAAAGAAATTGCAGATATGACTGGTGTTAGTATAAATACTGCATTAGGTCGAATGCGTTATGCCTTGATAAATATGAGGAAGATGATAGTAGAAAAAAATATCAGCATCTGA
- the uvrA gene encoding excinuclease ABC subunit UvrA, with product MAEAEENSQNGIFIKGAREHNLKNINVFIPRNKLVVVTGVSGSGKSSLTIDTLYAEGQRRYVESLSSYARQFLNRLNKPDVDYIKGICPAIALDQKITTRTTRSTVGTLTEIYDYLRLLYARVGKTFSPVSGEEVQKHQVSDVVDYCDALPEGSRLYILVSLKNDAKKSIADVANIYLQKGFTRFLIGDEIVKIEDIIEDKDFAKQKKLNASLLIDRIIIKPGDEENQQRIADSAATAFYEGNGELILFLEDGESRKFSNRFQADGILFEEPSPNFFNQNNPFGACKRCEGFGTIIGVDSDLVIPDKSMSIYQGAIACWRSEKMSSWNEKLIRSATKFDFPIHKPINQLSQKQRDLLWEGNAYFWGLNEFFKMLEENAYKIQYRVLLARYRGRTVCPECNGTRIRQDANYVKINSKSIGDLLVMPIEDLTQFFDTIQFTEYEQKLANRLLIEIKNRLQYMLDLGLGYLNLNRRSNTLSGGETQRINLTRTLGSNLTSSLYILDEPSVGLHPRDTGRLVRVLKQLRDLGNTVVVVEHEEEVIRSADHLIDIGPEAGVHGGNVVFAGNYAEMNAESKGLTAAYLHGNMQIETPKKRRKLVNLLHLKNASMHNLKNISVTIPLHGLTVVTGVSGSGKTTLIKHVFYPELMKLMDNDSESTVLSMMLTGDWRKISQVEMIDQNPIGKSSRSNPVTYVKAYDSIRELYASLPGSKARGFKPSFFSFNVDGGRCEHCKGEGEIIVEMQFLADVHLQCEDCKGKRFKPEILEVKYKDKSIADVLEMSIEEAITFFKDHQEVATKMQPLADVGLGYVQLGQSSNTLSGGEAQRVKLASFLGKGRTKDHILFIFDEPTTGLHFHDIRKLLDAFNALIESGHSILVIEHNMEVIKCADWIIDLGPEGGEKGGYLLYEGKPEGLISIPESYTGKYLKEKL from the coding sequence ATAGCAGAGGCTGAAGAGAATTCACAAAATGGAATATTTATAAAAGGTGCCCGTGAGCATAATCTTAAAAATATTAATGTTTTTATTCCACGCAATAAGTTAGTAGTGGTTACCGGCGTCAGTGGTTCGGGTAAATCATCTCTTACTATTGATACACTATATGCAGAAGGTCAAAGACGGTATGTTGAAAGTCTTTCAAGTTATGCCCGTCAATTTCTTAACCGATTAAATAAACCGGATGTAGATTATATAAAAGGAATTTGCCCCGCTATTGCATTAGATCAAAAAATAACTACAAGAACAACACGCAGCACCGTAGGTACACTTACAGAAATTTATGATTATCTCCGTTTGCTGTATGCTCGTGTTGGAAAAACATTTTCTCCGGTGTCGGGTGAAGAAGTACAAAAACATCAGGTGAGTGATGTTGTGGATTATTGTGATGCATTACCTGAAGGAAGCAGATTATATATTTTGGTTTCTTTAAAAAATGATGCTAAGAAATCTATTGCCGATGTTGCAAATATTTATTTACAAAAAGGATTTACAAGATTTCTTATAGGAGATGAGATTGTAAAAATTGAAGATATTATTGAGGATAAAGATTTTGCAAAACAAAAAAAGCTGAATGCGTCATTACTCATTGATAGAATAATTATTAAACCGGGTGATGAAGAAAATCAACAACGGATAGCAGATTCTGCAGCAACTGCTTTTTATGAAGGAAATGGGGAATTGATTTTATTTCTGGAAGATGGTGAAAGCAGAAAATTTTCAAATCGCTTTCAGGCAGATGGAATTTTATTTGAAGAACCATCCCCCAATTTTTTTAATCAGAATAATCCCTTTGGTGCATGCAAACGATGTGAAGGATTTGGTACCATAATCGGTGTGGATTCGGATTTAGTTATTCCCGATAAATCAATGAGTATTTACCAGGGAGCAATTGCATGCTGGCGCAGTGAAAAAATGAGTAGCTGGAATGAAAAATTAATTCGCTCTGCTACAAAATTTGATTTCCCAATTCATAAACCCATTAATCAATTAAGTCAGAAGCAAAGAGATTTATTATGGGAAGGCAATGCATATTTTTGGGGCTTGAATGAATTTTTTAAAATGCTGGAAGAGAATGCATATAAAATTCAATATCGTGTGTTGCTTGCAAGATATCGTGGACGCACTGTTTGTCCGGAATGTAATGGAACACGTATTCGTCAAGACGCCAATTATGTGAAAATAAATAGTAAATCAATTGGTGATTTATTAGTAATGCCGATAGAAGATCTCACACAATTTTTTGATACAATACAATTCACAGAATACGAACAAAAATTAGCAAACAGATTACTAATTGAAATAAAAAATCGTTTGCAATATATGCTTGATTTAGGTTTGGGATATTTAAATCTAAACAGGCGCAGCAATACATTATCAGGTGGAGAAACACAGCGTATAAATCTTACTAGAACATTGGGAAGTAATCTTACTTCTTCATTATATATTTTAGATGAACCTAGTGTTGGATTACATCCAAGAGATACCGGAAGATTGGTGCGTGTTTTAAAACAATTGCGTGATCTTGGAAATACAGTTGTAGTAGTGGAACATGAAGAAGAAGTGATTCGCAGTGCTGATCATTTGATTGATATCGGACCAGAAGCAGGAGTGCATGGAGGCAATGTTGTTTTTGCGGGAAATTATGCAGAGATGAATGCAGAATCAAAAGGATTAACTGCGGCATATTTACATGGCAATATGCAAATTGAAACTCCAAAAAAACGTCGCAAGCTTGTGAATTTATTGCATTTGAAAAATGCATCCATGCATAATCTAAAAAATATTTCAGTAACAATTCCTCTGCATGGATTAACAGTGGTAACCGGCGTGAGTGGCTCAGGAAAAACTACATTAATTAAACATGTATTCTATCCGGAGTTAATGAAGTTAATGGATAACGATTCGGAGAGCACAGTGCTATCCATGATGCTGACCGGTGATTGGAGAAAAATATCGCAAGTAGAAATGATTGATCAAAATCCAATTGGAAAATCGAGCCGATCAAATCCAGTAACTTATGTAAAAGCATACGATTCTATTCGTGAATTATATGCATCACTCCCGGGCTCAAAAGCTCGTGGATTTAAACCCAGTTTTTTTTCTTTTAATGTGGATGGTGGCCGCTGCGAACATTGCAAAGGTGAAGGAGAAATAATTGTGGAAATGCAATTTTTAGCTGATGTGCATTTGCAATGTGAAGATTGTAAAGGCAAGCGATTTAAACCTGAAATACTTGAAGTGAAATACAAAGATAAATCCATTGCAGATGTTTTGGAAATGAGTATTGAAGAAGCAATTACTTTTTTTAAAGATCATCAGGAAGTGGCAACAAAAATGCAACCACTGGCAGATGTAGGATTAGGATATGTGCAATTAGGACAAAGCAGTAATACATTGAGTGGCGGTGAGGCACAGCGTGTAAAACTTGCTTCTTTTTTAGGAAAGGGCCGCACAAAAGATCATATACTTTTCATCTTTGATGAACCGACAACAGGTTTGCATTTTCATGATATACGCAAGTTGTTGGATGCATTTAATGCATTGATAGAAAGTGGCCATAGCATATTAGTGATTGAACATAATATGGAAGTAATTAAATGTGCGGATTGGATAATTGATTTAGGTCCGGAAGGTGGTGAAAAGGGTGGCTATCTTCTATATGAAGGAAAGCCTGAAGGATTAATATCTATACCCGAAAGTTATACCGGAAAATATCTGAAAGAAAAATTATAA
- a CDS encoding SRPBCC family protein, with translation MLSTILIILSGAFALLIIVGIFLPSKISFERNLSINADKKIIFSYLENLKQWETWSAWSTQNDASIIFTFPKKYSGTGAIMQWKGKKLGAGRMEILKSNPNQQLEMQLMFNNSGFRIYYFFTLKDIGGSTHVQWEAIGKMRRIGIAKIIALMLPKWMGRDMEIGLKILKQTAEKK, from the coding sequence ATGCTATCAACAATACTTATCATTCTTTCAGGTGCATTTGCCCTGCTAATAATTGTCGGAATTTTTTTACCCTCAAAAATTTCTTTTGAAAGAAATCTCAGTATAAATGCAGATAAAAAAATAATATTTTCTTATTTAGAAAATCTGAAACAATGGGAAACTTGGAGCGCATGGAGCACACAAAATGATGCATCCATTATTTTTACATTTCCCAAAAAATATTCCGGCACCGGTGCAATCATGCAATGGAAAGGAAAAAAATTGGGAGCAGGCAGAATGGAAATTCTAAAATCCAATCCGAATCAACAATTGGAAATGCAACTCATGTTTAATAATAGTGGCTTTCGCATTTACTATTTTTTTACATTGAAAGATATTGGAGGAAGCACTCATGTGCAATGGGAAGCAATCGGAAAAATGCGTCGCATTGGTATCGCAAAAATTATAGCATTGATGTTACCAAAATGGATGGGACGTGATATGGAAATCGGATTAAAAATTTTAAAACAAACTGCCGAGAAAAAATAA
- a CDS encoding ferritin: MINKKIETALNKQIEVEAYASNYYLAAASWCDTKGLQGCASFMNRHADEERMHMMKIFNYINDTGGHAVAPAIQQPPSEFKTLLDLFQDVLAHEITVTDSINKLVDLCLSEKDHSTNQFLQWYVAEQHEEETLFRNILDKINLIGDDPRGSYWIDKEIESVNAAINAKAKY, encoded by the coding sequence ATGATAAATAAAAAAATTGAAACTGCTTTAAATAAGCAAATTGAAGTGGAGGCTTATGCTTCTAATTATTATCTTGCTGCTGCATCCTGGTGTGATACCAAAGGATTGCAGGGATGTGCAAGTTTTATGAATCGTCATGCGGATGAAGAGCGCATGCACATGATGAAAATTTTTAATTACATCAATGATACTGGTGGACATGCTGTAGCTCCGGCTATTCAGCAACCGCCGTCAGAATTTAAAACATTGCTTGATTTATTTCAAGATGTATTAGCGCATGAAATAACTGTTACTGATTCCATTAATAAACTTGTGGATTTATGTTTAAGCGAAAAGGATCATTCCACTAATCAATTTTTGCAATGGTATGTTGCTGAACAACATGAAGAAGAAACTTTATTCCGCAATATTTTAGATAAGATAAATTTAATAGGTGATGATCCGAGAGGGTCTTACTGGATTGATAAAGAAATAGAATCCGTGAATGCAGCGATTAATGCAAAAGCGAAATATTAA
- a CDS encoding glycosyltransferase, with product MQSNCEVIIISSGRSLVLLKNEFPHFTMYDVSAYNIEYQRSGNFILKIGMQLFKVFNGIRTEHLELNKIVITEKPDLIIADNRYGMYHPNVHSIIITHQLMVKIPGIKFMQSIVKRWLYYRHKKFDAVWVPDMEKEPNIAGDLSHAGIKPRNIKYLGVLTRFKKLKETPPSTGKILVIISGPEPQRTLFEEMILKQAAILTYPFIIVQGKSEKQEMKMLDSHIQIISHCNSDALFALAEEAEIIISRGGYSTLMDLSQLNKKCIFIPTPGQTEQEYLVQQLSKNNQVLYGKQEDCNIGELIEKINQSDIRFYIPADTQFFKQVVNDAISSID from the coding sequence ATGCAGAGTAATTGCGAGGTTATTATTATTTCCTCCGGTCGTTCACTGGTGTTGTTAAAAAATGAATTTCCTCATTTTACGATGTATGATGTATCTGCCTATAATATAGAATATCAACGTTCGGGAAATTTTATTTTAAAAATTGGGATGCAATTATTTAAAGTATTTAATGGAATTCGCACAGAACATTTAGAATTAAATAAAATTGTAATAACAGAAAAGCCTGATTTAATAATTGCAGATAACAGATATGGAATGTATCATCCGAATGTTCATAGTATCATTATCACGCATCAGTTAATGGTGAAAATTCCGGGGATAAAATTTATGCAATCAATTGTTAAACGATGGTTGTATTATCGCCATAAGAAATTTGATGCAGTATGGGTTCCGGATATGGAGAAAGAACCAAACATTGCCGGAGATCTTAGTCATGCAGGTATTAAACCTCGTAACATAAAATATCTTGGAGTATTAACCCGATTTAAGAAATTAAAAGAAACACCTCCTTCAACAGGAAAAATTCTTGTTATTATTTCCGGTCCGGAACCACAACGTACGTTGTTTGAAGAAATGATTTTAAAACAAGCGGCAATACTTACTTATCCGTTTATAATTGTGCAGGGAAAATCAGAAAAGCAAGAGATGAAAATGTTAGACTCACACATTCAAATAATATCGCATTGCAATAGTGATGCGCTATTTGCTTTAGCAGAAGAAGCTGAAATAATTATTTCCCGTGGTGGTTACAGTACTTTAATGGATCTTTCTCAATTGAATAAGAAATGCATTTTTATTCCAACACCCGGACAAACAGAACAGGAATATCTGGTGCAACAACTCTCAAAAAATAATCAGGTATTATATGGCAAACAAGAAGATTGCAATATTGGTGAATTGATAGAAAAAATCAATCAATCAGATATCAGATTTTATATTCCTGCGGATACACAATTTTTTAAGCAAGTTGTGAATGATGCAATTTCTTCAATAGATTAA
- the murI gene encoding glutamate racemase produces MSDRKSGPIGVFDSGYGGLTILKEIVKTLPQYDYIYLGDNARAPYGNRSFETVYEFTWQHVKNLFGMGCQLVLLACNTASAKALRNIQQKNLPATDSKRRVLGVIRPTAEIVGEYSTSGNVGVFATEGTVRSGTYIIEIQHFFPELQVFQQACPMWVPIVENNEIESEGATFFIKEYIKELLAQSNNIDTIVLGCTHYPLLQKQIKKYLPSHIQLISQDSIVAKSLADYLIRHPEIETVCSKEGTRTFYTTDDAENFDKHAKLFFGSEIKSKVLHI; encoded by the coding sequence ATGAGTGATCGCAAATCAGGACCAATCGGCGTATTTGATTCAGGCTATGGCGGATTAACCATACTGAAAGAAATTGTAAAAACTTTGCCCCAATATGATTATATCTATTTAGGTGATAATGCAAGAGCACCTTATGGAAATCGTTCTTTTGAAACGGTGTATGAATTTACATGGCAGCATGTGAAAAATTTATTCGGAATGGGATGTCAGTTGGTGTTGCTTGCATGCAATACGGCATCGGCAAAAGCATTGCGTAATATCCAGCAAAAAAATTTACCGGCAACAGATTCTAAACGTCGGGTGCTTGGTGTAATCCGACCAACAGCAGAAATTGTTGGTGAATATTCCACCTCTGGAAATGTGGGTGTTTTTGCTACCGAAGGCACAGTGAGATCTGGTACTTATATTATAGAAATACAACATTTTTTTCCTGAGTTACAAGTGTTTCAACAGGCCTGCCCTATGTGGGTTCCTATTGTTGAAAATAATGAAATAGAAAGTGAAGGAGCTACATTTTTTATTAAAGAATACATTAAAGAATTATTAGCACAATCAAATAATATTGACACTATTGTTTTGGGTTGTACGCATTATCCTTTATTGCAGAAGCAGATAAAGAAATACCTGCCATCGCATATTCAATTGATTAGTCAGGATAGTATTGTTGCAAAAAGTCTTGCGGATTATTTAATACGACATCCCGAAATAGAAACGGTTTGCAGTAAAGAAGGCACACGCACATTTTACACCACAGATGATGCAGAAAATTTTGATAAACATGCAAAATTATTTTTCGGAAGTGAAATAAAAAGTAAGGTCTTGCATATTTAA
- a CDS encoding OmpH family outer membrane protein, whose amino-acid sequence MKSRVITTVAILLLCVGLTQAQTKIGYVNSLELLGQMPEIKKADSVLQSLANDLQKQYSLYVMEYQQKLDDYNKNVATWTDVKREATEQDLVGLQQRIGDFEKSSQDKVDKKKQELYEPVLKKANDAIQDVGKENKFSYILDSSVGALVYVGEDLIDITPLVRTKLNLQ is encoded by the coding sequence ATGAAATCTAGAGTAATTACAACAGTTGCAATTTTACTGTTATGTGTTGGCCTGACACAGGCACAAACAAAAATTGGTTATGTGAATTCACTTGAATTACTTGGCCAGATGCCTGAAATAAAAAAGGCGGATTCGGTATTACAGTCCCTTGCAAATGATTTGCAAAAGCAATACAGTTTGTATGTAATGGAATACCAACAAAAATTAGATGATTATAATAAAAATGTCGCTACCTGGACAGATGTAAAACGTGAAGCTACAGAGCAAGATCTAGTGGGTTTGCAACAACGCATTGGCGATTTTGAAAAATCATCTCAAGATAAAGTGGACAAGAAAAAACAAGAATTGTATGAGCCCGTACTTAAGAAAGCCAATGATGCCATACAGGATGTAGGTAAAGAAAATAAATTTAGTTATATCCTCGATAGCAGTGTGGGTGCATTGGTATATGTGGGTGAGGACCTGATAGATATTACACCATTGGTAAGAACCAAACTTAATTTGCAATAA
- a CDS encoding OmpH family outer membrane protein, translated as MKKILLTTIVLFTVFTAFSQRFAYVNTEYILSNMAEFSDAQKKVDTFSEDWRAEIARQQKDIDDTYRAFQNEQYLLTEEVKKSRIQEIENKERALKEYQKVKFGYEGELFQKREELIKPIQDKVYTAIEKLAKERGYDFIFDKANSTTILFADTKNDRSDDVLRSMGITPGQNTNK; from the coding sequence ATGAAAAAGATACTCCTAACCACCATCGTTTTATTTACAGTGTTTACTGCGTTCAGTCAGCGTTTTGCATATGTGAATACAGAATATATTCTAAGCAATATGGCTGAATTCAGCGACGCTCAAAAGAAAGTAGATACATTCTCTGAAGACTGGAGAGCAGAAATTGCCAGACAACAAAAAGATATTGATGATACTTATCGGGCTTTTCAAAACGAACAATACTTGCTGACAGAAGAAGTAAAGAAATCCCGCATTCAGGAAATTGAAAATAAAGAACGGGCACTTAAAGAATATCAAAAAGTAAAGTTTGGCTATGAAGGTGAATTATTTCAAAAAAGAGAAGAACTTATTAAACCGATTCAGGATAAAGTGTATACAGCTATAGAAAAATTAGCAAAAGAACGGGGATATGATTTTATTTTTGATAAAGCAAATAGTACTACAATTTTATTTGCCGATACTAAAAATGACAGGAGTGATGATGTGCTACGCAGTATGGGCATTACACCCGGACAGAATACAAACAAATAA